The following nucleotide sequence is from Deltaproteobacteria bacterium.
GTCGGTCGCTGGGCCGAGTCCAAAGGCATGACCTACACCACCTACCAGGATTTGTCGGCCCGGCCCGAGGTCTACGGCCTGATCCGGGACGAGTTGTCCGGGGTGAACGGGTCCCTGGAGGCGGCCACGGCCGTGTCCAGGTTCGCCCTGCTGTCCAAGGAATTGGACGCTGACGACGGCGAGCTGACCCGGACCCGCAAGGTCCGCCGGGGCGTGGTCCTTGAGCGCTACGGTGCCTTGGTGGAGGGCCTGTACACGGGGGCCGGAGCCGTGGATCTCAAGACTGAGATCACCTACCAGGACGGCTCCAAACGGGAGCTTTCGGCCACGATAACGATCATGGACATCTGAGCATGGAATACTATCTGCAACTCGTGCTGAACGGCCTAGTGGTCGGGAGCATCTACTCCCTGGTGGCCCTGGGCTTCGTCATCATCTACAAGGCCACCAAGGTGGTCAATTTTGCCCAGGGCGAACTGGTCATGGTCGGGGCCTACGTCTGCTTTTCCCTGACGGTTCAGGCCGGAATCCCCTTCCTGGCATCCTTCATGATGACCCTGGCCTTTTCGGTGGTCCTGGGCCTGGCCATCGAGCGGCTTTTCCTGCGGCCCATGATTGGGGAACCCATCATCAGCGTGATCATGGTCACCATTGGCCTGTCCACGGTCTTGAAGGCCCTGGTCCAGCTCTTCTGGGGAACCCAGATCCGGGTCTATCCCCAGCTTCTGCCCCAGGATCCAGTATTCGTGGCCGGGCTGCCCATCGCCCCGGTCTACATCGCGGCCTTTGTCCTCTCCATTCTTTTGTTCGTGGTCTTCTCCCTGTTCTTTAAGTATTCCCGCCACGGCCTGGCCATGCGGGCCACGGCGTTTGACCAGCAGGCCGCGGCCAGCATGGGCATCGGCATCAAGAACATCTTTGCCTTATCCTGGTGCATCGCCACGGTGGTCTCGGCCATCGGGGGTGTCATCCTGGGAAACATCAACGGCATTAACTCCCAGCTGGGCCAGCTGGGGCTCAAAGTTTTTCCGGCCGTCATTCTCGGGGGCCTGGACAGCCTGCTGGGGGCGGCCGTGGGCGGGCTGGCCATTGGAGTTCTGGAGAATGTCTGCGACGGTGCGGCCATGCAGCTTTTGGATCTCTCCGGGTTCAAGGACGTGGCCGCCTACGTTTTTCTGGTCCTGATCCTGATGATCAAACCCTATGGTCTGTTTGGGACCAAGGAAATCGAGCGGGTCTGACATGAGCGGAAAATGTGGTCTCTTCTACACCTCGTACCGGGCCGAGGCCGGGCTGTTTCCCTCTCGGTTCCAGAAGGCCTGTATGGCCGCTTTCATGGCCGTGCTCCTGATCTGCCCGTGGTTTTTGGGTTCGTATCCGGTCTCGGTCCTGAACCTGATCTGCATCGCGGTCATCGGGGCCGTGTCCCTGAATCTGCTGACAGGGGTCTGCGGTCAGATCTCCCTGGG
It contains:
- a CDS encoding branched-chain amino acid ABC transporter permease, producing MEYYLQLVLNGLVVGSIYSLVALGFVIIYKATKVVNFAQGELVMVGAYVCFSLTVQAGIPFLASFMMTLAFSVVLGLAIERLFLRPMIGEPIISVIMVTIGLSTVLKALVQLFWGTQIRVYPQLLPQDPVFVAGLPIAPVYIAAFVLSILLFVVFSLFFKYSRHGLAMRATAFDQQAAASMGIGIKNIFALSWCIATVVSAIGGVILGNINGINSQLGQLGLKVFPAVILGGLDSLLGAAVGGLAIGVLENVCDGAAMQLLDLSGFKDVAAYVFLVLILMIKPYGLFGTKEIERV